Proteins encoded in a region of the Carassius carassius chromosome 49, fCarCar2.1, whole genome shotgun sequence genome:
- the LOC132132739 gene encoding gastrula zinc finger protein XlCGF7.1 encodes MEIGCRSDPEPRRRKNKDSEEQEQKFSKCSEPENNKTGSPKMFPCPQCGKSFTQKGNLRIHFRIHSGEKPFECHLCDKSFADPRNLRDHRLSHSGERVFNCDQCGKKCMFAAHLKRHLRIHTNDKPYLCSICGQSYPRMDHFKEHQKLHANVRAHVCSECGSSFNLASHLKDHQKLHTGEKPYKCSHCGKSFSQSGSMKKHERIHTGVKPYICPSCGRNFSQSSALLNHIKKHCPKLSK; translated from the exons ATGGAAATTGGGTGCAGGAGTGATCCAGAACCACgaagaaggaaaaataaagatAGTGAAGAGCAAG AACAAAAGTTTTCCAAATGCTCAGAGcctgaaaacaacaaaacagGATCCCCAAAAATGTTCCCCtgtcctcagtgtggaaagagctttaCACAAAAAGGAAACCTTAGGATTCACTTCAGGATTCactctggagagaagccttttgaATGTCATCTGTGTGACAAGAGTTTCGCAGATCCAAGAAATCTCAGAGATCACCGGCTCTCTCACTCTGGAGAAAGAGTGTTCAACTGCGATCAGTGCGGCAAAAAATGTATGTTTGCTGCACACCTGAAGAGACACCTGAGAATCCATACAAATGACAAACCATACTTGTGCTCCATTTGTGGACAGAGTTATCCACGCATGGACCATTTTAAAGAGCACCAgaaattgcatgccaatgtgcgaGCACATGTGTGCTCTGAGTGTGGGAGTTCCTTTAATTTAGCCAGCCACTTGAAAGACCACCAAaaacttcacactggagagaaaccttacaagtgttcacactgcggAAAGAGTTTCTCGCAGTCAGGATCCATGAAAAAACACGAGAGGATTCATACAGGAGTGAAGCCATACATTTGCCCTTCCTGCGGGAGAAACTTCTCTCAGTCAAGTGCCCTGCTGaatcatataaaaaaacattgccCAAAGTTGTcaaagtga
- the LOC132132790 gene encoding FERM domain-containing protein 8: MEGDDGDFPPESSEHSHSQRGSVASSVTRAQDLLVYLASDSAVHLTLEGLGCMNAQELGRNIREALNIPNSAVDVFAFWFCSPLLDLQLKPKHLPYKLCRQWQDLLYRFTEAPAEDISQDEPSLVFKRNVFYSKSKELQIEDEGVLRLLYDEAKVNILEGRYPCDPEHWLKLGALSCAIELGTGLDDQALTAAIREKKLSSFLPAHVALGGGGFLSTLRGRGGRNAEMEQNLIKEYRSVCSSAATGSNQEPIALLHQYLRSCHTLPYYGCAFFMGEIDKPAQGLLHRGGRKAVTVGISLEGVYVMDVKEKHVLLGLKFSELSWDHSYPETEGDSHILWLEFDGEEAGMPVNKLLKIYSKQAELMSGLIEFCVELRSVGESAAAGTDGEVTPSQEPSGRETIEKTRERRQGKLCRQNSVVCSRVHSLNTISYVDDGKEIKHLKPKRAASFFTRQAQPATYSAVQVTESLEQG; the protein is encoded by the exons ATGGAGGGAGATGATGGCGACTTCCCCCCTGAGTCATCAGAGCACTCTCATTCCCAGCGAGGAAGTGTGGCTTCCTCAGTCACCAGAG CTCAGGATTTGTTGGTGTACTTGGCGAGCGACAGTGCAGTGCACTTGACTTTGGAGGGTCTCGGCTGTATGAATGCGCAGGAGCTCGGCCGCAATATCCGAGAAGCCCTCAACATTCCCAACTCTGCCGTTGATGTGTTCGCTTTCTGGTTCTGCTCTCCTTTGCTTG ACCTACAGTTGAAGCCAAAACATTTGCCCTACAAGCTGTGTCGTCAGTGGCAGGACCTGTTGTACCGCTTTACTGAGGCCCCTGCAGAAGACATTTCTCAAG ATGAGCCAAGTCTTGTgttcaaaagaaatgttttttattccAAGTCAAAAGAACTTCAG ATTGAAGATGAAGGAGTGTTGAGGCTACTATATGACGAGGCCAAGGTGAATATCTTGGAGGGTCGTTACCCCTGTGACCCTGAACACTGGCTGAAATTGGGAGCTTTGTCCTGTGCCATTGAGCTGGGGACTGGGCTTGATGACCAGGCCCTAACAGCAGCAATCAG AGAGAAGAAGCTGTCCTCATTCCTCCCGGCCCACGTTGCATTAGGAGGAGGAGGTTTTCTGTCCACACTGAGGGGGAGAGGAGGGAGGAATGCAGAGATGGAGCAAAATCTTATAAAGGAGTATCGTTCAGTCTGCTCCTCTGCTGCCACTGGCTCCAATCAGGAGCCCATCGCTCTGCTGCACCAGTACCTCAGGAGCTGCCACACTCTGCCTTACTATGG ATGTGCTTTCTTCATGGGTGAGATAGACAAGCCAGCACAGGGCCTCCTTCACAGAGGTGGCCGTAAGGCTGTGACTGTGGGCATCAGTCTGGAAGGAGTATATGTTATGGATGTGAAAGAGAAGCATGTCCTTCTGGGTCTTAAGTTTAGTGAGCTTTCCTGGGATCACAGCTACCCTGAGACAGAGGGAGACTCGCATATCCTCTGGCTGGAGTTTGATGGGGAGGAGGCTGGCATGCctgtcaataaattattaaagatttATTCAAAACAG GCCGAGCTAATGAGTGGTCTTATTGAGTTTTGCGTGGAGTTGCGCTCTGTTGGCGAGTCCGCAGCAGCAGGTACTGACGGTGAAGTCACACCTTCTCAAGAACCTTCGGGTCGGGAAACCATTGAGAAAACCAGAGAGCGACGACAGGGGAAACTGTGCAGACAGAACAGCGTAGTCTGTAGCCGAGTCCATTCACTCAACACCATCAGCTATGTTGATGATG GCAAAGAGATTAAACATCTGAAGCCCAAAAGAGCTGCATCTTTCTTCACGCGACAGGCCCAGCCTGCCACTTACTCGGCTGTTCAGGTGACTGAAAGTTTGGAGCAAGGGTGA
- the LOC132132794 gene encoding vacuolar protein sorting-associated protein 51 homolog — protein sequence MSSATTPPDSDPKGQRRVHNMLKLYYGLNEEGKAADQVESLDPCDINGLHFDPEVYLNKLRKECSLGELMDHESCMVKQIRSLDSDMQTLVYENYNKFISATDTIRKMKNDFKKMEDEMDCLSANMAAITEFSARISGTLQDQHAQITKLSGVHTLLRKLQFLFELPARLNKCLELQAYGQAVSAHRRARCVLQQYSHMPSFRGIQDDCHVIMEQLAQQLRQKFRDGGSSAKDLSECVELLLQLDEPAEELCDKFLSHAQSRLEVDLQGLEAELKDSAVTDTGGGSVQKTSPGSNPVSPSSSSVINPFLSPTAGTDILEFIDRGCNEFVSSLCLVIASYQELFINRPQEGEFASKNIPEMANGKLHVFVDTLAARYFSLVERRIQEEKGVSDNSLLVRALDRFHRRLQAISKLLPGSAVPCHGTEIVVRAARERIKQYLSALQTFYHDSLTDVRQALAAPRLAVGGASASGGGASSKDDTPSLPELLASLSNFILNQLKSVLASVHLFTAKDITFSNKPYFKGEFCSQGVREGLVVSFIKFICQSSRQYCESTGDRGGSTPPALLLLLSRLCLDYDTSTISYILTLTDEQFLVQHHTPVTPVTALCAEAREAAQKLLNHYVKVQGLIISQMLRKSVETRDWVNTIEPRNVRAVMKRVVEDTTSIDVQVGLLYEEGVRKAHSSDSSKRTFSVYSSSRQQIRYAPSYTPSAPMDTNLLSNIHKLFSERIDIFSPVEFNKVSVLTGIIKISLKTFLECVRLRTFGRYGLQQIQVDCHYLQMYLWRFVSDENLVHFLLDEIVGSAAHRCLDPSPMEQSVIEVICERG from the exons ATGAGTTCAGCTACAACCCCACCGGATTCGGACCCGAAGGGGCAGCGACGGGTTCATAATATGCTGAAGCTCTATTACGGCCTGAATGAGGAAGGAAAAGCCGCAGACCAAGTCGAGTCTCTGGATCCGTGTGATATCAACGGACTGCATTTCGACCCAGAGGTTTATTTAAATAAG TTGAGGAAGGAGTGTTCTCTGGGTGAGCTGATGGATCATGAGAGCTGCATGGTGAAACAGATCAGATCTCTGGACAGTGACATGCAAACCCTGGTTTATGAAAACTACAATAAGTTCATCTCAGCCACAG ACACAATCAGAAAAATGAAGAACGATTTCAAGAAGATGGAAGATGAAATGGACTGTTTGTCTGCGAACATGGCCGCCATCACAGAGTTTAGTGCCCGCATTAGTGGGACGTTGCAGGACCAGCATGCACAGATCACTAAGCTATCAG GTGTTCACACTCTCCTCCGTAAGCTCCAGTTCCTCTTTGAGCTGCCAGCAAGACTCAATAAGTGTCTGGAGCTGCAGGCCTACGGCCAGGCAGTGAGCGCCCACCGGAGGGCACGCTGTGTACTGCAGCAGTATAGTCATATGCCCTCTTTCAGGGGCATCCAAGATGACTGCCATGTCATTATGGAGCAGCTCGCTCAACAGCTGCGGCAGAAATTCAG GGATGGAGGTTCAAGTGCTAAAGACCTTTCTGAATGTGTTGAGCTTCTTCTGCAGTTAGACGAACCAGCGGAGGAGCTCTGTGACAAATTCCTCAGCCATGCCCAGTCTAGGTTGGAGGTGGATCTCCAGGGACTGGAGGCGGAGCTTAAAGACTCTGCAGTCACTGATACTGGTGGAGGCTCGGTCCAAAAAACAAGTCCTGGATCAAATCCCGTATCTCCTTCTAGTTCCTCTGTGATTAATCCGTTCCTCTCTCCTACTGCCGGAACAGACATCCTTGAGTTCATAGATCGCGGGTGTAATGAGTTTGTCAGCAGCCTCTGTTTAGTCATTGCATCCTATCAAGAATTGTTCATCAACCGTCCACAGGAAGGCGAGTTCGCTTCAAAGAACATCCCAGAGATGGCTAATGGCAAACTACATGTGTTTGTGGACACCCTGGCTGCTAGATACTTCTCTCTAGTGGAGCGGAGGATACAGGAAGAGAAGGGAGTGAGTGATAACTCTCTGTTAGTGAGAGCCCTGGATCGCTTTCATCGCAGATTACAGGCCATATCCAAACTACTTCCAGGGTCGGCAGTGCCTTGCCACGGAACTGAGATTGTGGTGCGGGCAGCAAGAGAGAGAATCAAACAGTACCTCTCCGCCTTACAAACCTTCTACCATGACAGCCTTACTGATGTAAGACAGGCGTTGGCTGCACCTCGTCTAGCAGTGGGAGGGGCCAGTGCATCAGGAGGCGGGGCTTCAAGTAAAGATGACACACCTAGTCTGCCAGAACTGCTGGCGTCCTTATCAAACTTTATTCTGAATCAGCTAAAGTCTGTATTAGCATCAGTGCATCTCTTCACAGCAAAGGACATCACATTCTCCAACAAGCCTTATTTCAAG GGTGAGTTTTGCAGTCAAGGTGTGCGTGAGGGTCTGGTGGTGAGCTTTATCAAGTTCATTTGCCAGTCTTCTCGTCAGTACTGTGAGAGCACGGGTGACAGAGGAGGATCAACCCCTCCTGCTCTGCTTCTGTTGCTCTCTCGTCTCTGTCTGGACTATGACACCTCCACCATCTCCTACATCCTCACACTCACAGATGAACAGTTTCTTGTACAG CACCACACTCCAGTCACTCCAGTTACAGCACTTTGTGCAGAGGCCAGAGAAGCTGCTCAGAAATTATTGAACCACTATGTGAAG GTTCAGGGATTAATCATCAGTCAGATGTTGAGGAAGAGCGTGGAAACAAGAGACTGGGTGAACACCATTGAACCTAGAAATGTCCGAGCTGTAATGAAGAGGGTAGTGGAAGATACCACCTCTATTGATGTACAG GTGGGACTGCTTTATGAGGAAGGAGTAAGGAAAGCCCACAGCAGTGACTCCAGCAAACGCACCTTCTCTGTGTACAGCAGCTCAAGACAGCAGATCCGCTACGCACCAAGCTATACTCCAAG TGCTCCAATGGACACAAACTTGCTCAGTAACATTCACAAGCTATTTTCTGAGAGGATCGATATCTTTAGCCCAGTGGAGTTCAACAAG GTGTCTGTGCTAACTGGCATCATTAAGATAAGTCTGAAGACATTCCTTGAATGTGTTCGTCTCCGTACATTTGGCAGATATGGACTGCAGCAAATCCAGGTCGACTGCCACTATTTGCAGATGTACCTGTGGCGGTTTGTGTCTGATGAAAACCTAGTGCACTTCCTTTTGGATGAGATTGTGGGTAGTGCTGCCCATCGTTGCCTGGACCCATCTCCAATGGAGCAAAGTGTCATTGAGGTCATCTGTGAAAGGGGTTAG
- the LOC132132792 gene encoding delta(14)-sterol reductase TM7SF2-like — MKPNKKKARNSDEREFGGALGATCIPVFLPLTVLYLLSVCRSPAASVLQWPPPLPPAAHLWDPLAVVLIGGWLALQSFLYLLPIGKVSEGLVLRDGSRLKYPINGFHALSITAVLLLVCLWLGMPLGYLFELILPLAVCAIGLSYLLSMYLYIRSFWAPQHALSLGGNTGNPLYDFFMGRELNPRIGDFDLKYFCELRPGLIGWVVINLGMLMKEVELRGSPSLAMLLVNGFQLLYVTDALWNEEAVLTTMDIVHDGFGFMLAFGDLAWVPFTYGLQAMFLVVHPQSLSTLGAAGIILLNGIGYYIFRKSNSQKNQFRRDPTHKSVAHLETIATATGKRLLVSGWWGFVRHPNYLGDLLMALAWSLPCGMSHILPYFYVIYFTILLIHREARDEKHCRAKYGLAWDTYCRRVPYRIIPYIY; from the exons ATGAAGCCTAACAAGAAAAAAGCAAGGAATTCAGATGAAAGGGAATTTGGAGGTGCTCTTG GTGCCACCTGCATCCCTGTGTTCCTGCCTCTGACAGTTCTGTACCTGCTGAGTGTGTGTCGGTCTCCAGCAGCCAGTGTCCTGCAGTGGCCTCCTCCTTTACCCCCCGCTGCACACTTATGGGACCCTTTGGCCGTGGTTCTGATTGGAGGTTGGCTCGCCCTGCAGAGTTTTCTCTATCTACTGCCCATAGGGAAG GTTTCTGAAGGATTGGTCCTCAGAGATGGATCCAGACTGAAATATCCTATTAATG GTTTCCATGCCCTGAGCATTACTGCTGTCCTGTTGCTAGTATGTCTTTGGCTGGGAATGCCACTCGGGTATCTGTTTGAGCTGATTTTGCCTCTGGCTGTATGTGCCATTGGTTTGTCCTACCTGCTGTCTATGTACCTGTATATCCGCTCTTTCTGGGCACCTCAACATGCTTTATCACTTGGAGGAAACACAG GAAATCCTCTGTATGACTTCTTCATGGGTCGAGAGCTCAACCCTCGCATTGGAGACTTTgacttgaaatatttctgtgaattaagACCTGGATTAATAGGCTGG gtGGTAATAAACCTGGGGATGTTAATGAAGGAAGTAGAGTTGAGAGGCTCTCCATCTCTTGCCATGCTGCTTGTCAATGGCTTCCAGCTCCTTTATGTGACAGATGCTCTGTGGAATGAA GAGGCTGTGCTTACTACTATGGACATTGTGCATGATGGATTTGGGTTCATGTTGGCGTTTGGTGACCTGGCCTGGGTTCCCTTCACATATGGTCTTCAGGCAATGTTTCTGGTTGTGCACCCACAGTCACTTAGTACTCTAGGAGCAGCTGGGATCATTCTTCTAAATG GAATTGGCTATTACATTTTCCGGAAGTCCAACTCTCAGAAAAATCAGTTCAGAAGAGACCCCACACATAAAAGTGTAGCAC ACCTGGAAACTATCGCCACAGCAACAGGAAAGCGTCTGTTGGTATCAGGGTGGTGGGGGTTTGTAAGGCATCCAAACTACCTGGGGGACCTTCTCATGGCTCTGGCGTGGTCCCTACCTTGTG gaatgtcACATATTTTGCCTTATTTCTATGTCATATATTTCACCATTCTGCTCATCCACCGAGAGGCCAGAGATGAGAAGCACTGCAGAGCCAAATACGGACTGGCCTGGGACACGTACTGCAGACGAGTGCCCTACAGAATAATCCCATACATTTATTAA
- the LOC132132793 gene encoding zinc finger HIT domain-containing protein 2-like — protein sequence MDLVVRRKIPACVRSLLTDSAAKEEEYLSDWPEIDSESVTTKDGIALPKRGNNEPLLTPANGTEGGTTASSIKPCRLCLSNPSCYTCPMCNIPYCGLACYRSQNHSSCSEEFYKESVLQELKSQGVSDEEGKSKMQEILLRLRQSAESEGGMENLLRNLGDDETGVTEKDTHALELLSQLAEIQSSGGEKSHEVQEILAELRRIEVGSDEEEADLAEKFAGLDIDSLSEEELWSLLSAQEKDKFERLVKEGSIGGLVVLWSPWWERHQKDTKALIEELKSDNDEEMHNMNVEKDKKVSSNKVKSDKSLRGSIPPISARIAPLHTLSSNPSPLVQYNLINALYGYTFSLCLYNGEISEMMREFCQAVLSISDGLGARRVYNSVSEAFDAGIRAVSAGGYFDREDPLAPLRAVEAVAHILTGESREDAVGYSLSALSQLRTALSKAKASVPKEGEQMRRAYFQAGKKCEFFQSWVK from the coding sequence ATGGATCTCGTTGTTAGACGTAAGATCCCTGCGTGTGTTCGTTCATTACTCACTGATAGTGCAGCAAAGGAGGAAGAATACTTAAGCGACTGGCCTGAAATAGATTCTGAATCAGTTACCACCAAAGATGGGATTGCACTTCCCAAAAGAGGGAATAATGAACCTCTCCTGACACCTGCTAATGGAACAGAGGGTGGAACTACTGCATCATCAATCAAACCATGCAGGCTTTGCTTATCCAACCCCTCCTGTTACACTTGTCCAATGTGTAACATCCCATATTGCGGCCTGGCTTGTTACAGGAGCCAGAATCACTCTTCATGCTCAGAGGAGTTTTACAAAGAGTCTGTGCTGCAGGAGCTGAAATCCCAAGGTGTCTCAGATGAGGAGGGGAAAAGCAAGATGCAGGAAATTCTGCTCCGGCTCAGACAGAGTGCAGAAAGCGAGGGAGGGATGGAGAATTTATTAAGGAACTTGGGAGATGATGAAACTGGAGTGACCGAAAAAGACACTCATGCTTTGGAGCTGCTTTCTCAGTTAGCAGAGATTCAATCTAGTGGGGGTGAAAAAAGTCACGAGGTACAAGAAATACTAGCAGAACTCAGACGTATTGAAGTAGGGAGTGATGAAGAGGAAGCTGACTTAGCTGAAAAGTTTGCAGGCCTGGATATCGACTCTCTTTCAGAAGAAGAACTCTGGTCGTTGTTGTCAGCCCAAGAAAAGGACAAATTTGAGAGACTGGTGAAAGAAGGTAGCATTGGTGGACTGGTTGTCCTGTGGAGCCCCTGGTGGGAACGGCATCAGAAAGATACTAAAGCACTAATCGAGGAACTTAAGTCTGATAATGATGAAGAAATGCATAATATGAATgttgaaaaagacaaaaaagtcaGTAGCAATAAAGTAAAATCGGACAAATCACTGAGAGGCTCAATCCCTCCAATAAGTGCCAGAATTGCTCCTCTTCACACACTATCTTCAAACCCTTCTCCTCTAGTGCAGTACAACCTGATCAACGCTCTTTATGGATACACCTTCTCGCTGTGTCTCTATAATGGAGAAATCTCAGAGATGATGCGTGAGTTCTGTCAGGCAGTGCTCTCCATCTCAGATGGTTTGGGTGCCAGACGGGTCTACaactctgtctctgaggcttttGATGCCGGAATAAGAGCTGTATCTGCAGGAGGATACTTTGATCGTGAGGACCCTTTAGCTCCACTTCGAGCTGTGGAAGCGGTGGCTCATATTCTGACTGGAGAGAGCAGAGAGGATGCTGTTGGATATTCATTGTCAGCTTTGTCCCAGCTGCGCACAGCTTTGAGCAAAGCAAAGGCTTCTGTTCCAAAGGAAGGCGAGCAGATGAGGCGGGCGTATTTCCAAGCTGGAAAGAAGTGTGAGTTTTTTCAGTCTTGGGTGAAATAG
- the LOC132132201 gene encoding large ribosomal subunit protein mL49-like has protein sequence MSASIRSMSLTVCRAARAAYRASNPATRSLSTGPCLRTESNPAEGSWGFIESTEEFRFVERLIPPSRIPNPPEHDGPAPSGWIPASASPPSLPYMIRRSRMHNVPVYSDIKHGNQHSTLLRKVEGEIWALNKDVKEFLLGLTGKEPPTQVNEVTGTIRIKGQFDKELKEWLLKKGF, from the exons ATGTCTGCCTCTATCAGAAGCATGTCTCTGACTGTCTGCCGAGCTGCGAGAGCTGCTTACAGAGCTTCTAATCCAGCCACACGTTCACTGAGTACTGGACCTTGCTTAAGA acaGAAAGCAACCCTGCTGAAGGATCATGGGGCTTCATTGAATCCACAGAGGAGTTCAGGTTTGTGGAGAGACTTATTCCTCCTTCACGCATCCCAAATCCACCTGAACATGATGGTCCTGCACCGTCAGGATGGATCCCAGCATCAG CTTCACCACCTTCACTGCCTTACATGATCCGTCGCTCCCGAATGCACAATGTGCCTGTATATTCAGACATCAAGCATGGGAATCAGCACAGCACTCTGCTCAGAAAGGTTGAGGGAGAAATATGG GCCCTGAATAAGGATGTTAAGGAATTCCTGCTGGGGCTTACAGGCAAAGAGCCTCCAACACAGGTCAATGAAGTAACTGGGACCATCAGAATTAAAGGGCAGTTTGATAAAGAGCTGAAGGAGTGGCTACTGAAGAAGGGCTTTTAA
- the LOC132132203 gene encoding ubiquitin-like FUBI-ribosomal protein eS30 fusion protein, translated as MQLFVRGQTLHSVHLNGSETVAHVKAQVEALEGLACDEQVITFCGVPLEDETLICQSGIEEFNTLEVSSRLLGGKVHGSLARAGKVRGQTPKVDKQEKKKKKTGRAKRRIQYNRRFVNVVPTFGKKKGPNANS; from the exons ATGCAGCTGTTCGTTCGTGGCCAGACTTTGCACTCTGTTCATCTGAATGGTTCAGAGACTGTTGCCCATGTCaag GCTCAGGTCGAAGCCTTGGAGGGTCTGGCCTGTGATGAGCAGGTAATTACTTTCTGTGGGGTCCCTCTGGAGGATGAGACACTGATTTGTCAGTCTGGGATTGAGGAGTTCAACACTCTTGAGGTCTCATCGAGACTGTTAGGAG GCAAAGTCCACGGTTCCCTGGCTAGAGCAGGCAAAGTCAGAGGACAAACTCCCAAG GTGGACAAgcaagagaagaaaaagaaaaagaccgGCAGGGCAAAGAGAAGAATTCAGTACAATCGGCGCTTTGTAAATGTTGTCCCAACGTTTGGCAAAAAGAAAGGGCCAAATGCCAACTCATAA